One stretch of Lytechinus variegatus isolate NC3 chromosome 17, Lvar_3.0, whole genome shotgun sequence DNA includes these proteins:
- the LOC121431080 gene encoding R-spondin-2-like — MDPEGFLFTVAFLCGLFSTLEGRHRGKGCPLGCSTCSVYNGCITCKPRYLFLLHRSGMKQVGLCTHACPVGFYPNSAGEYHRCSRCRIENCDTCFSRTFCSRCEPPYVGLYGKCVLQCPDNMYANEMTSQCEVKVDCAVSPWSPWSPCIKKGQTCGFKWGEHRRYREIIARPTPGATPCPELVQTEKCRTQQRYCPGHLPKKPKDKDKRKRQKDKEIIDSQEVTPRKRDGNKKERTNRKNKKRERQKSPSRDEKRERQRKDDQLIEFPLSTRRTI, encoded by the exons GGTGTCCGCTTGGTTGCAGTACCTGCTCCGTCTACAATGGGTGCATCACATGCAAGCCAAGGTATTTGTTTCTCTTGCACCGCAGTGGGATGAAGCAGGTGGGACTGTGTACCCATGCCTGCCCCGTCGGGTTCTACCCCAACAGTGCTGGAGAGTACCACCGCTGCTCGA GATGTCGAATAGAAAACTGTGATACGTGCTTCAGTCGGACCTTTTGTTCCCGCTGCGAGCCCccgtatgtaggcctatacggAAAGTGTGTCCTCCAGTGCCCAGATAACATGTATGCTAATGAGATGACGTCACAGTGCGAGGTCAAAG tCGACTGTGCTGTGTCACCCTGGTCGCCATGGAGTCCGTGTATCAAGAAAGGCCAAACCTGTGGCTTTAAATGGGGGGAGCATCGTCGGTATCGAGAGATCATCGCCCGACCCACCCCGGGGGCCACACCCTGTCCCGAGCTGGTGCAGACAGAGAAGTGTCGCACGCAACAACGTTACTGCCCAG GCCACTTGCCGAAGAAGCCGAAGGATAAGGACAAGCGCAAAAGACAAAAGGATAAAGAAATCATCGACAGCCAGGAGGTTACACCAAGGAAGAGGGACGgtaacaagaaagaaagaactaaTCGGAAGAATAAAAAGAGGGAAAGGCAAAAGTCGCCCTCTAGGGACGAAAAGCGGGAAAGGCAGAGGAAAGATGATCAGCTGATAGAATTTCCCTTGTCGACGAGGAGGACGATATGA